Proteins co-encoded in one Hymenobacter swuensis DY53 genomic window:
- a CDS encoding anthranilate synthase component II: MRLLLLDNFDSFTYNLLDYFRQLGCEVQVRRNNVPICELQELAVDAVVLSPGPGTPAQAGNLMDVIQLFHARLPMLGVCLGHQALGEFFGTRAVRGQRPMHGKVSEIEWTQADALCQQLPARMSVTRYHSLILPHLPATLEALAFTTDDAHEIMALRHRTLPLHGVQFHPEALLTPHGLALLGNWVKSCIIAHPASAAPAGRVIS, from the coding sequence ATGCGTCTGTTATTGCTGGATAACTTTGATTCCTTCACCTATAATCTGCTGGATTACTTCCGGCAGTTGGGGTGCGAGGTGCAAGTACGCCGAAACAATGTGCCCATATGTGAGCTGCAGGAGTTGGCGGTGGATGCCGTGGTGCTGTCGCCCGGTCCGGGTACCCCGGCTCAGGCCGGCAACCTGATGGACGTTATTCAACTGTTTCATGCTCGCCTGCCTATGCTGGGCGTGTGCCTGGGGCACCAGGCGCTGGGAGAATTCTTTGGTACCCGGGCGGTGCGGGGGCAACGACCGATGCACGGTAAAGTATCGGAAATCGAATGGACGCAGGCCGATGCCCTATGCCAGCAGTTGCCCGCCCGGATGTCCGTCACCCGTTACCATTCCCTTATACTACCGCACCTGCCGGCTACGTTGGAAGCCCTGGCTTTTACCACCGATGACGCCCATGAAATTATGGCCCTGCGCCACCGTACGCTGCCTTTGCATGGCGTGCAGTTTCACCCCGAAGCCCTCCTGACGCCTCACGGTCTGGCGTTACTCGGCAATTGGGTCAAGAGTTGTATCATTGCACACCCCGCCTCTGCGGCCCCGGCCGGGCGGGTTATTTCCTAG
- a CDS encoding BamA/TamA family outer membrane protein — protein sequence MLFVGNKVTREPVLRAELDFQEGDTLTASTLIRRLEVNRRRLFNLQLFHQVLVQAVCRDGELTILYSMQERWYTFPIPIFSLADRNFRSWLDRSDRWKRVDYGIHVVRRNFRGRNEQLLGNLQLGFNRKYELFYEAPGYGRRRRIGFGAGYSYYRSHALDYATVSDKLRNLRQEDAFPIERQYATLGLRWRRTVQHLTALDVAYHHERVSDSVLYYNPDYFLNGPRREYVDISLISTLNQRNTFAYPLTGQYAQVSLTYRAFLANRSPNSFTLRGRYARYVALGGPFYYSIGAVGQMRFAEKLAYPDNRAFGYDLLVRGYDAYVIEGRHLGLLQQGLTYRLFDLGKMQISGLQSTRFNSIPLVFYLNTFVDVGYVRQPTVLPVNRLPNRFLASTGVALHLATYYDWVFTLEYARNREQQGGFFFRTQFPI from the coding sequence GTGCTATTCGTAGGCAATAAAGTAACCCGGGAGCCGGTGTTGCGCGCCGAGCTGGACTTTCAGGAAGGCGATACCCTGACGGCCTCCACCCTGATCCGCCGCCTTGAAGTCAACCGCCGCCGCCTCTTCAACCTGCAGTTGTTTCATCAGGTGCTGGTGCAGGCCGTATGCCGGGATGGAGAACTGACCATTCTTTACAGCATGCAGGAACGGTGGTACACCTTCCCCATTCCTATCTTCTCCCTGGCCGACCGCAACTTCCGCTCCTGGCTCGACCGCTCTGACCGGTGGAAGCGGGTGGACTATGGTATCCATGTGGTCCGGCGCAACTTTCGGGGGCGTAACGAGCAGCTGCTGGGCAACCTGCAACTGGGCTTCAACCGGAAGTACGAGCTGTTCTATGAGGCCCCCGGTTATGGCCGCCGCCGCCGCATCGGGTTCGGAGCCGGCTACTCCTACTACCGCAGCCATGCCCTCGACTACGCCACCGTCAGCGACAAGCTTCGTAACCTGCGCCAGGAAGATGCCTTTCCAATTGAGCGGCAGTACGCCACCCTCGGTCTGCGTTGGCGCCGGACGGTGCAGCACCTTACGGCCCTGGATGTGGCCTACCACCATGAGCGGGTTTCTGATTCAGTCCTTTACTATAACCCGGATTACTTCCTGAATGGCCCGCGTCGCGAGTACGTGGATATCAGTCTGATAAGCACCCTTAACCAGCGTAATACTTTTGCCTACCCCCTTACCGGGCAATACGCCCAGGTGAGCCTCACTTACCGGGCTTTTCTGGCCAACCGCAGCCCGAACAGCTTCACGTTGCGCGGCCGTTATGCCCGCTATGTGGCATTAGGCGGTCCTTTTTACTATAGTATCGGGGCAGTAGGGCAAATGCGCTTCGCTGAAAAGCTGGCTTACCCTGACAACCGCGCCTTTGGCTACGATCTGCTGGTACGCGGCTATGATGCGTACGTAATAGAAGGACGCCACTTGGGCCTGTTGCAGCAAGGACTCACGTACCGACTATTCGATTTGGGTAAGATGCAGATCAGCGGATTGCAGAGCACTCGTTTCAATAGTATTCCGCTGGTATTTTATTTAAATACCTTTGTCGATGTAGGCTATGTTCGGCAGCCTACCGTATTACCGGTCAACCGGTTGCCTAACCGGTTTTTAGCTTCAACCGGGGTAGCCTTACACCTCGCCACGTACTACGATTGGGTTTTCACGCTGGAATATGCCCGCAACCGCGAGCAGCAGGGCGGCTTTTTCTTTCGTACCCAGTTTCCCATCTGA
- the mnmH gene encoding tRNA 2-selenouridine(34) synthase MnmH, with amino-acid sequence MPRLPLTDFLQGHSESPILDVRAPVEYAHGHMPGAVSFPLFSDEERARIGTTYKQMSQDKAVLLGLDFFGPKMSQLVKLAQKLAPHKRVRVHCWRGGMRSGAVLWLLELAGFQVELLDKGYKDYRRWALAEFAQPRALWVLGGLTGSGKTDVLHILADRQQPVLDLEGLANHKGSAFGSIGQPASPTQEQFENNLAAELAAFTPDTTIWVEDESRTIGPVHLPAPLYEQMHAAPLLLLEVPRQQRVRKLAEEYGRHDPAALATSILRIRKRLGGLVTKEALAAIGEEDMEKMVSLVLDYYDRTYSHGLEGRRIIPVPSDTCDPAVNAELVMRTAQMAQ; translated from the coding sequence GTGCCGCGTCTTCCGCTTACTGATTTTCTGCAAGGCCACTCCGAGTCACCTATTCTGGATGTGCGCGCGCCGGTGGAATATGCCCACGGCCACATGCCGGGGGCGGTAAGCTTTCCGCTGTTTTCAGATGAGGAGCGGGCCCGCATCGGTACCACTTACAAGCAGATGAGCCAGGACAAGGCGGTATTACTGGGGCTGGATTTCTTCGGGCCGAAGATGAGCCAGCTGGTGAAGCTGGCCCAGAAGCTGGCTCCGCACAAGCGGGTGCGGGTGCACTGCTGGCGGGGCGGTATGCGCTCCGGTGCGGTACTATGGCTGCTGGAGTTGGCGGGCTTTCAGGTAGAGTTGCTGGATAAGGGGTACAAAGACTACCGCCGCTGGGCATTGGCCGAATTTGCTCAGCCCCGCGCCCTATGGGTTCTGGGCGGCCTCACCGGCTCGGGCAAAACCGACGTCCTGCACATCCTTGCCGACCGCCAGCAACCTGTCCTCGACCTGGAAGGGCTGGCAAACCACAAGGGCTCGGCTTTTGGCAGCATTGGCCAGCCGGCCTCGCCCACGCAGGAGCAGTTCGAGAACAACCTTGCTGCTGAACTAGCCGCGTTTACCCCCGATACTACAATCTGGGTAGAAGACGAAAGCCGCACCATCGGGCCGGTGCACCTGCCGGCCCCGCTCTACGAGCAGATGCATGCCGCTCCGCTGCTGTTACTGGAAGTACCCCGCCAACAGCGCGTACGTAAGCTGGCCGAGGAGTATGGCCGCCACGACCCGGCTGCGCTGGCCACTTCCATCCTGCGTATCCGGAAGCGGCTGGGCGGTTTGGTCACCAAGGAAGCATTGGCGGCCATCGGCGAAGAAGACATGGAAAAGATGGTCAGTCTCGTACTCGACTACTATGACCGCACTTACAGCCATGGCCTTGAGGGCCGCCGCATTATCCCCGTGCCTTCCGATACCTGCGACCCGGCCGTAAATGCCGAGTTGGTGATGCGAACAGCACAGATGGCGCAGTAA
- a CDS encoding alpha/beta fold hydrolase produces the protein MELQIKEKNEFQYVDEGTGEVLLLLHGLFGALSNWEDVVEEFSPRYRVIIPLLPIYEMPLLKAGVPGLVSFVEDFLAEIGLTQPCTLLGNSLGGHIALVYTLQNPKRVSRLILTGSSGLFEDGMGGSFPKRGNYGFVQERVAYTFYDPAVATRELVDEVFNVTNSNAKCLRIISIARSAQRHNLAKDLHRITVPALLVWGLNDTITPPVVAHEFHRLLPAAELRFLDHCGHAPMMERPREFNQLLLGFLEHTSTAIAR, from the coding sequence ATGGAATTGCAGATCAAGGAAAAAAACGAGTTTCAATACGTCGATGAAGGCACCGGTGAGGTGCTGCTGCTGCTGCACGGCCTGTTCGGGGCCCTCAGCAACTGGGAAGACGTAGTGGAGGAATTCAGCCCGCGCTACCGCGTAATCATTCCGCTGCTTCCCATCTATGAAATGCCACTGCTGAAAGCCGGCGTTCCGGGCTTGGTGAGCTTTGTGGAGGATTTTCTGGCGGAAATCGGCCTCACGCAACCCTGTACGCTACTCGGCAACTCCCTGGGCGGGCATATCGCCCTAGTGTACACTCTCCAGAACCCCAAGCGGGTAAGCCGGCTAATACTCACCGGCAGCAGCGGCCTGTTTGAGGATGGCATGGGAGGCTCCTTCCCTAAGCGCGGCAACTACGGGTTTGTGCAGGAGCGGGTGGCCTACACGTTCTATGATCCGGCAGTTGCGACGCGTGAGTTGGTGGATGAGGTGTTCAATGTGACTAACTCCAACGCCAAGTGCCTGCGCATCATCAGTATAGCGCGGTCGGCCCAGCGGCATAATCTGGCCAAGGACCTGCACCGCATCACGGTGCCGGCGCTGCTGGTCTGGGGGCTCAACGATACCATCACGCCTCCCGTGGTAGCCCACGAGTTTCACCGGTTGCTGCCAGCCGCTGAGTTACGCTTCCTCGACCACTGCGGCCACGCCCCCATGATGGAGCGGCCCCGGGAGTTCAATCAGCTACTGCTGGGTTTTCTGGAGCATACCAGCACGGCAATTGCCCGGTAA
- a CDS encoding pyridoxine 5'-phosphate synthase, with product MTKLSVNINKIATLRNARGHNRPDLLQAARDCERFGAQGITVHPRPDERHIRYQDVRDLKAVVTTELNVEGNPTPDFLDLVREVRPEQVTLVPDAPDAITSNAGWDTIRHQDYLRDIVADLKSIGCRVSIFLDPVAELVRAAATTGTDRIELYTEEYARQYHAGAEAALRPYREAGLLAQELGLGLNAGHDLDLDNLAYMHQHLPGLVEVSIGHALICDALYLGLENTIQLYRRQLK from the coding sequence ATGACGAAGCTTAGTGTAAACATAAATAAAATAGCTACCCTCCGGAATGCCCGGGGCCACAACCGCCCCGACCTGCTGCAGGCCGCCCGCGACTGTGAGCGGTTCGGGGCACAGGGCATTACGGTGCACCCCCGCCCCGATGAGCGCCACATCCGCTACCAAGACGTGCGCGACCTGAAGGCCGTGGTAACCACCGAGCTGAACGTGGAAGGCAACCCGACCCCCGATTTTCTGGACCTAGTGCGGGAGGTACGGCCCGAGCAGGTGACGCTGGTACCCGACGCCCCCGATGCCATTACCTCCAATGCCGGCTGGGATACCATCCGCCATCAGGACTACCTGCGCGATATAGTAGCCGACCTCAAAAGTATCGGCTGCCGCGTCAGCATTTTCCTTGACCCCGTTGCCGAACTGGTGCGGGCCGCCGCTACTACCGGTACCGACCGGATTGAGCTGTACACCGAAGAATACGCCCGCCAGTACCACGCCGGTGCCGAGGCGGCCCTGCGCCCCTACCGCGAAGCCGGCCTGCTGGCGCAGGAGCTGGGCCTGGGCCTCAACGCCGGCCACGACCTCGACCTCGACAACCTGGCGTACATGCACCAGCACCTGCCTGGTCTGGTGGAAGTGAGCATCGGCCACGCTCTTATCTGCGACGCGCTGTACTTGGGGCTGGAAAATACCATTCAGCTCTACCGCCGGCAGCTCAAGTAA
- a CDS encoding SAM-dependent methyltransferase, translated as MKTGTLYLIPTILADDTAAQVLPPQVAQRVAALQYFLVENARTARRFIKSVVPQQVIEELRISVIDKDSTEAQIQAALQPLVTGQDAGVISEAGCPGIADPGAELARRAHQLGVRVVPLVGPSSLLLALMASGMNGQSFAFHGYLPIERGKRVAALKKLEQQALQQHQTQLFIETPYRNLPLLEDLLNTLHPGTRLCVAASLTAENEYIRTDTIAGWKKKPLPEIHKQPAVFLIGQ; from the coding sequence TTGAAAACCGGCACGCTTTACCTGATTCCCACTATTCTGGCCGACGATACGGCTGCCCAGGTGCTGCCGCCGCAGGTGGCACAACGAGTGGCCGCGCTGCAGTATTTTCTGGTGGAAAACGCCCGCACAGCGCGTCGTTTTATCAAGAGTGTTGTCCCGCAGCAGGTAATTGAGGAGCTGCGCATCAGTGTAATCGACAAAGACAGTACCGAGGCCCAGATTCAGGCGGCCCTGCAGCCGCTGGTAACGGGCCAGGATGCGGGCGTGATTTCCGAAGCCGGCTGCCCCGGCATTGCCGACCCCGGGGCTGAGCTGGCCCGCCGGGCTCACCAGCTGGGCGTGCGGGTGGTGCCGCTGGTAGGCCCATCGTCGCTGCTGCTGGCTCTGATGGCCTCGGGCATGAACGGGCAGAGCTTTGCCTTTCACGGCTATCTGCCCATCGAGCGAGGCAAGCGCGTGGCTGCTTTGAAGAAGCTGGAACAGCAGGCCTTACAACAGCATCAAACCCAGTTGTTCATCGAAACTCCCTACCGCAACCTGCCTCTGTTGGAGGACCTGCTCAACACGTTGCATCCGGGCACCCGCCTCTGCGTAGCCGCCAGCCTCACCGCCGAAAACGAGTACATCCGCACCGATACCATAGCCGGTTGGAAGAAAAAGCCCCTGCCGGAAATTCACAAGCAGCCCGCAGTCTTCCTGATTGGTCAGTAG
- the selD gene encoding selenide, water dikinase SelD: MTEEIRLTQYSHGAGCGCKIAPKVLDQILHTSIPQPHDAQLLVGNSSRDDAAVYDIGGGQAIISTTDFFMPIVDDAYDFGRIASANAISDVYAMGGRPVMAIAVLGWPIDKLAPEVARRVIEGSRNICAEAGIPLAGGHSIDSPEPIFGLAVTGLLDIKNLKQNDTATAGCELFLTKPLGVGILTTAQKRGILRPEHVHIAPQSMMQLNKIGAELGQLPGVRAMTDVTGFGLLGHLSEVCEGSNLTAEISFAKVPLLPEAEEYRQQNAIPGGTVRNWDSYGHKVGPITDEQRAWLCDPQTSGGLLVCVEPADQDAVQAVFAQYGLKLESFGTLRAHVANEPWIIVGA, translated from the coding sequence ATGACCGAAGAAATCCGCCTCACCCAATATAGCCACGGCGCAGGCTGCGGCTGCAAAATTGCGCCCAAAGTCCTCGACCAGATTCTGCATACCAGTATTCCGCAGCCCCACGATGCGCAACTGCTGGTGGGCAACTCCTCCCGCGACGACGCGGCTGTATACGACATCGGGGGCGGGCAGGCTATCATCAGCACCACCGACTTCTTTATGCCCATCGTGGATGATGCCTATGATTTCGGGCGGATTGCCTCGGCCAACGCCATCAGCGACGTGTATGCTATGGGCGGCCGGCCGGTCATGGCCATTGCTGTGCTGGGTTGGCCTATTGATAAGCTGGCGCCCGAAGTGGCCCGTCGCGTAATTGAGGGCAGCCGCAACATTTGCGCCGAGGCGGGCATTCCGCTGGCCGGCGGCCATAGCATCGACTCACCGGAGCCCATTTTCGGGCTGGCTGTGACGGGGCTACTCGACATCAAAAACCTCAAACAGAACGACACCGCCACGGCCGGCTGCGAACTGTTCTTAACCAAGCCGCTGGGCGTGGGTATACTTACCACAGCCCAGAAACGCGGCATCCTGCGCCCCGAACATGTCCACATTGCACCCCAGAGCATGATGCAGCTCAACAAAATCGGGGCAGAACTGGGCCAGTTGCCCGGCGTGCGCGCCATGACCGATGTAACGGGGTTCGGGCTGCTGGGCCACCTTTCGGAAGTATGCGAGGGAAGCAACCTTACGGCCGAAATCAGCTTTGCTAAGGTGCCGCTGCTTCCCGAAGCCGAGGAATACCGGCAGCAAAACGCCATTCCGGGCGGCACGGTGCGCAACTGGGATTCATATGGGCACAAAGTCGGCCCCATCACCGACGAGCAGCGGGCCTGGCTCTGCGACCCCCAAACGTCGGGTGGGCTGCTGGTATGCGTGGAGCCAGCGGACCAGGATGCGGTACAGGCCGTATTTGCGCAGTACGGCCTGAAGTTGGAGTCCTTCGGTACCCTGCGCGCCCACGTGGCCAATGAGCCCTGGATTATTGTAGGTGCTTAA
- a CDS encoding ATP-binding protein — translation MRRFLLVAFLLCCLAGTVAARAAAVPALLRQLRTQPADTARVRLLNELCYALHDNEPTRALPYGEQSVALARRLNHSQGLLRALLNLASCYANLADGPHALQLQQEALLLARRLRSNDGLVRSYTGMGGVYHERNDTAAALRNYRRALTYAYLPDVQVRSQLMLFGNLGNLYFYLKQQQEGLVFTRRALQLARRTRDRAGESLYLADLGSFYMQMNQLDTAEGLLRQAVSIVEPLHNHRFEAGHLELLATVLLLQNELPEAEQLTRRALRLARQIDYKERVLDSYNLLAEINVSRKQFEEAYEWQSRFRDLNDSLNSRSRVQTLTALQTRYETADKEHLIRRLTERESVMQQRNRALWGAIAALLLGLGGMAYLYTKLRRSRAELSSNHRALEEVTKELRQLAASKDRLYAIVAHDLRGPVTSFAGVTELIDFYLKQGDEDGLRRLPALVRQSAYQLNHLLDNLLNWAVNQTGELAFRPKRLLVADLYQEATRLYANAAEAKQITFHLDCPPHVAVWADAHMTETILRNLVGNALKFTPAGGSISLRTEAGTGGNVALCVQDTGSGIAPDQITALFSPDGLAPLRGSRSGTGLGLLLCRAFVDRQGGSLAIESTPGQGTTVCVHLPAAHLE, via the coding sequence ATGCGGCGTTTCCTGCTGGTTGCGTTTTTGCTCTGTTGCCTTGCCGGTACGGTAGCGGCCCGTGCGGCGGCTGTCCCGGCGTTGCTGCGCCAGCTCCGGACACAGCCTGCCGACACAGCTCGGGTCCGGCTCCTGAATGAGCTTTGCTACGCGCTGCACGATAATGAGCCCACCCGCGCCCTGCCCTACGGTGAGCAGAGCGTAGCACTAGCCCGGCGGCTCAACCATTCCCAGGGCTTGCTCCGGGCCCTGCTGAACCTTGCCAGCTGCTACGCCAACCTCGCCGACGGCCCCCACGCCTTGCAGCTGCAGCAGGAAGCTCTGCTACTAGCCCGCCGGCTCCGCTCCAACGACGGGCTGGTGCGCAGCTATACGGGCATGGGCGGGGTGTACCACGAGCGGAATGATACGGCCGCCGCCCTGCGCAATTATCGCCGCGCCCTCACTTACGCCTACCTTCCTGATGTGCAGGTACGCAGCCAGCTGATGCTGTTCGGAAACCTGGGCAACCTGTACTTCTACCTGAAACAGCAGCAGGAAGGCCTTGTCTTCACGCGCCGGGCTCTGCAGCTGGCCCGCCGCACCCGTGACCGGGCGGGCGAGTCGTTGTACCTAGCCGATCTGGGTTCATTTTATATGCAGATGAACCAGCTGGACACGGCAGAAGGACTGCTGCGGCAGGCGGTTTCCATTGTTGAGCCCTTGCATAACCACCGGTTTGAGGCCGGTCATCTGGAGTTACTAGCAACGGTACTGCTGCTGCAGAACGAGCTACCGGAGGCCGAGCAGCTGACCCGCCGGGCCCTGCGCTTAGCCCGCCAGATTGACTACAAGGAACGAGTGCTGGACAGCTATAATCTGCTGGCCGAAATCAACGTAAGCCGCAAGCAATTTGAGGAGGCCTACGAGTGGCAAAGCCGGTTCCGCGACCTGAACGACAGCCTCAACAGCCGCTCCCGCGTGCAAACCCTCACGGCCCTGCAAACCCGCTACGAAACCGCCGACAAGGAACACCTGATCCGGCGGCTGACGGAGCGGGAATCGGTGATGCAGCAGCGTAATCGGGCGCTGTGGGGCGCCATTGCGGCACTGTTGCTGGGCCTGGGTGGCATGGCGTACCTCTACACCAAGCTCCGCCGCAGCCGGGCCGAGCTTTCCAGTAATCATCGGGCACTGGAAGAGGTAACGAAGGAGCTCCGGCAGCTGGCCGCCTCCAAAGACCGACTTTACGCCATTGTCGCCCACGATTTGCGTGGTCCGGTCACCTCTTTTGCCGGCGTTACGGAGCTGATTGACTTCTACCTCAAACAAGGCGACGAGGACGGACTGCGCCGCCTGCCCGCACTGGTTCGGCAGTCAGCCTATCAGCTCAATCATTTGCTTGACAATTTATTAAACTGGGCCGTAAACCAAACCGGGGAGCTGGCTTTCCGACCCAAGCGGCTGTTGGTAGCCGATCTGTACCAGGAGGCCACCCGCCTGTACGCCAACGCCGCCGAAGCCAAGCAGATTACCTTCCATCTTGACTGCCCACCGCATGTGGCCGTGTGGGCCGATGCCCACATGACCGAAACAATTCTGCGCAATCTGGTAGGCAACGCCCTGAAATTTACCCCGGCGGGAGGCAGTATTTCTTTGCGAACTGAGGCTGGAACCGGAGGAAATGTGGCGCTGTGCGTGCAGGATACCGGCTCCGGTATAGCACCAGACCAGATAACCGCCTTATTTTCCCCCGATGGTCTGGCCCCGCTGCGCGGCTCCCGCTCCGGCACCGGTCTTGGCCTCCTGCTGTGCCGGGCTTTCGTTGACCGACAGGGTGGATCTTTGGCAATTGAAAGTACGCCCGGGCAAGGTACCACGGTGTGCGTGCATCTTCCGGCCGCCCATCTGGAGTAA
- a CDS encoding CvpA family protein: MSALDILLLIPLGIGAVQGYRRGLVLEVASLLAFVLGVVGGLALLNDAIPLVRQYVGEAFGLLPLVSFVLVFAAIVWGVNLLSSFIKKAVHLTPLGVLDNLGGAASGVLKWVLGLSLLLHGIGLAGLQVISPQLVAESQVLPIVREATPVALSLVSFVLPFAGTLLDRLREVF; this comes from the coding sequence ATGTCTGCCCTCGATATTCTGCTGCTGATTCCGCTGGGTATTGGAGCTGTGCAGGGCTACCGACGCGGGCTGGTGCTGGAAGTGGCCTCCTTACTGGCCTTCGTGCTGGGTGTGGTAGGCGGGCTGGCGTTGCTCAACGATGCTATTCCGCTAGTGCGGCAGTACGTGGGCGAAGCCTTCGGCCTGCTCCCGCTGGTATCGTTCGTGTTGGTATTCGCGGCTATCGTGTGGGGGGTAAATCTGCTAAGCTCCTTTATTAAAAAAGCAGTGCATCTCACCCCATTGGGTGTACTGGACAACCTGGGCGGCGCAGCCAGCGGCGTACTCAAGTGGGTGCTGGGATTGAGCCTACTGCTACACGGTATCGGGTTGGCGGGGTTACAGGTGATTTCGCCCCAACTGGTGGCCGAGTCGCAGGTGCTGCCCATTGTGCGCGAAGCCACTCCGGTAGCCCTTAGTCTCGTGAGTTTTGTGCTGCCTTTCGCCGGCACCCTGCTCGACAGACTGCGGGAAGTATTCTGA
- a CDS encoding alpha/beta fold hydrolase has protein sequence MLQLHFREMGQGAPLVILHGLFGTLDNWQTLARRWAEAGHRVIVVDLRNHGRSPHAPEHTYTLMSEDLLGLFDQLQLGPDTTLMGHSMGGKVAMRFALDHPQRLGKLIVVDIAPRFSDMEHQDSVITGLNAVPLAALENRQQADDALAQHIRQMDTRQFLLKNLYRRDDNSFAWRPNLAVLTAGMAHVGEEITAAQPFLKPTLFIRGGLSDYINADDKLHGIPALFPNSQVETVVDAGHWVHAEKPEEVFGLVKAFIGN, from the coding sequence ATGCTGCAACTACACTTCCGCGAAATGGGGCAGGGAGCCCCGCTCGTGATTCTGCACGGCCTGTTTGGCACCCTCGACAACTGGCAGACACTAGCCCGCCGCTGGGCCGAGGCCGGCCACCGGGTCATTGTGGTGGACCTACGCAACCACGGCCGCTCCCCCCACGCCCCCGAGCACACCTACACCCTGATGAGCGAGGACTTGCTGGGCTTGTTCGACCAACTCCAGCTCGGCCCCGACACCACGCTCATGGGCCACAGTATGGGTGGTAAAGTGGCCATGCGCTTCGCCCTCGACCATCCGCAACGCCTGGGTAAGCTGATTGTGGTGGACATTGCCCCGCGCTTCTCCGATATGGAGCACCAGGACAGCGTAATTACCGGCCTCAATGCCGTGCCGTTAGCCGCGCTGGAGAACCGCCAGCAGGCCGATGACGCCCTGGCCCAGCACATCCGGCAGATGGATACCCGGCAGTTTCTGCTCAAAAACCTGTACCGCCGCGACGATAATAGCTTCGCCTGGCGGCCCAACCTGGCCGTTCTCACGGCCGGCATGGCCCACGTTGGCGAGGAAATCACCGCCGCCCAGCCCTTTCTCAAGCCAACCCTGTTCATCCGCGGTGGCCTCTCCGACTACATCAATGCCGACGATAAGCTGCACGGCATCCCGGCCCTGTTCCCCAACTCGCAGGTAGAAACCGTGGTAGATGCCGGCCACTGGGTCCATGCTGAAAAGCCTGAGGAAGTCTTCGGGCTAGTCAAAGCGTTTATCGGGAATTGA
- a CDS encoding GatB/YqeY domain-containing protein, producing MALKETIDADIKKAMLAKDKVRLTTLRSIKSQILLAETAEGQHGAALTPDAEIKLLTKQAKQRREAAETYNKQFRSDLEEIELNELAIIEEYLPQQLSEADLVEKLVDIIQRVGATGPSDMGKVMGVAARELAGLADGRLISQTVNNLLNNTNL from the coding sequence ATGGCTCTGAAAGAAACCATCGACGCTGATATTAAAAAGGCCATGCTGGCCAAAGACAAAGTGCGCCTGACCACCCTGCGCAGCATCAAGTCCCAGATTCTGCTGGCCGAAACTGCCGAAGGCCAGCACGGCGCGGCCCTCACGCCCGATGCCGAAATCAAGCTCCTGACCAAGCAGGCCAAGCAGCGCCGGGAAGCGGCCGAAACCTACAACAAGCAGTTTCGCTCCGACCTGGAAGAAATAGAGCTTAACGAGCTGGCCATCATTGAAGAATACCTGCCCCAACAGCTTTCCGAAGCCGACTTGGTAGAGAAGCTGGTGGATATTATTCAGCGCGTGGGTGCCACTGGCCCCTCCGATATGGGCAAGGTAATGGGCGTAGCTGCCCGCGAGTTGGCTGGGCTGGCCGATGGCCGACTGATTTCCCAGACTGTCAATAACCTGCTCAACAACACTAATTTGTAA
- a CDS encoding CBS domain-containing protein, with the protein MNSILAEDLLNQMIPPLKVTDSTEKAARWLEEFHVGQLPVLDNRQYKGLVTESDLIDREGTACDLGSLPLNYGEVHVQHDQHFYNIIELAVQNKIQLVPVLDAQHEYMGVVTVSDTLAAFGKVPVATNQQGIIVLAMEERDYSLTQISRYVEENNAKIMSAHVAQDEHDPYRIRLTLKLNTPNITRIIATLERFGYSITAQFSGTGEVTEDEQERYDALLRYLNI; encoded by the coding sequence ATGAATTCTATCCTCGCCGAAGATTTATTGAATCAAATGATTCCGCCCCTGAAGGTGACGGATTCGACGGAGAAGGCTGCCCGCTGGCTGGAAGAGTTTCACGTCGGTCAATTACCTGTGCTCGATAACCGGCAGTATAAAGGCCTCGTTACCGAATCAGATTTGATTGACCGGGAAGGAACAGCGTGTGACTTAGGCAGCTTGCCACTCAACTACGGTGAGGTGCATGTGCAGCATGATCAGCACTTCTACAACATTATTGAGCTGGCCGTTCAGAATAAAATCCAGCTTGTGCCCGTGCTCGATGCGCAGCATGAGTATATGGGTGTGGTGACGGTAAGTGATACGCTGGCAGCTTTTGGCAAAGTGCCCGTCGCTACCAATCAGCAGGGAATTATTGTGCTGGCCATGGAGGAGCGGGACTATTCGCTCACCCAAATCAGCCGTTATGTGGAGGAAAACAACGCGAAGATCATGAGTGCCCACGTAGCGCAGGATGAGCATGATCCTTACCGTATTCGGCTGACTCTTAAACTCAATACGCCCAATATTACTCGCATTATTGCCACGCTGGAGCGTTTCGGCTACTCTATTACGGCGCAGTTCAGCGGCACCGGCGAAGTAACCGAGGATGAGCAGGAGCGCTACGACGCCCTGTTGCGCTACCTTAACATCTAG